ACTTATTTGTTAGACTGGCCATTGATCGATCTTGACGTAAAACAGGCGTTTCAATTTGGCGGTGTTGGAGCACTCTTCGCTCATGAGATCGATCTGCTCGTTACACCAGATCCCTACCATAAAAAAAGACTCTCCTTTGAGCCAGTCTTCGATTACGAGCAGGTTTTGGTCATCGGGACTGACCATCGACTCAAAGGCTCTGACTATGTCATACCGCGACAACTCGCTGACGAGGTGCTCTTCACTTACCCTGTTTCGCCAGAGCGACTGGATATTTACACCCAATTTCTAGCGCCGTCTGGAATGACCGTAAGGCGACAAAAAGTTGTAGAAACAACTGAAATAATGCTTCAATTAGTTGCTTGTGGTCGAGGTGTTGCCGCACTGCCCCGCTGGCTGGTTGAAGATTATTCAGCAAAATACCCTATTTTCCCGGTGCGACTTGGCAAAAAAGGGGTGGCTAAGCAAATCTTTTTAGGGATC
The DNA window shown above is from Verrucomicrobiota bacterium and carries:
- a CDS encoding LysR family transcriptional regulator, which produces MTHLERIHLEIILAVDQHGSMTAAADALHLTQSALSHSMRKLENQLEVKLWHREGRQLKPTQAGAHLLATANRLVPQLIHAENRLRQFSRGERGTLRIGMECHPCYQWLQKITTTYLLDWPLIDLDVKQAFQFGGVGALFAHEIDLLVTPDPYHKKRLSFEPVFDYEQVLVIGTDHRLKGSDYVIPRQLADEVLFTYPVSPERLDIYTQFLAPSGMTVRRQKVVETTEIMLQLVACGRGVAALPRWLVEDYSAKYPIFPVRLGKKGVAKQIFLGIRQEDSNVDYIKSFLERARTFNASHQ